A section of the Bradyrhizobium oligotrophicum S58 genome encodes:
- a CDS encoding DUF2846 domain-containing protein, translating into MNRLLPGTYAYVDRPAGPHHVVATQLLFPGESYLDFNTEPGRTYFFSIRPSDRSRAMQGGGMAFGLVGMGVMAAASSGADNKGPVDFVPL; encoded by the coding sequence TTGAACCGCCTGTTGCCCGGCACCTATGCCTATGTCGACCGCCCGGCCGGTCCCCACCACGTGGTCGCCACCCAGCTCCTGTTTCCGGGCGAATCCTACCTCGATTTCAATACCGAACCTGGTCGAACCTATTTCTTCTCGATCAGGCCCAGCGATCGGTCCAGGGCCATGCAGGGCGGGGGCATGGCGTTCGGTCTTGTGGGTATGGGCGTGATGGCCGCGGCCTCGTCGGGGGCCGACAACAAGGGGCCGGTCGACTTCGTTCCGCTCTAG
- a CDS encoding 30S ribosomal protein S2: MALPDFTMRQLLEAGVHFGHQSHRWNPKMADFIFGARNNIHIIDLAQTVPLLHTALQAVSDTVAKGGRILFVGTKRQAQDNVADAAKRCAQYFVNSRWLGGTLTNWKTISASIKRLRHLDEVLSSGEANSYTKKERLTLQRERDKLDRSLGGIKDMGGLPDLIFVIDTNKEDIAIQEAQRLNIPVAAIVDTNCDPKGITYVVPGNDDAGRAISLYCDLIARAAIDGISRAQGELGIDVGASAAPLEEDLPAASASKFQGLPGPRGTADDLKKLTGVSGAIEKKLNDLGVFHYWQLAELNHDTAHQIGEEVGLPSRADAWVAQAKSLADA; encoded by the coding sequence ATGGCGCTGCCCGATTTCACTATGCGCCAGCTGCTTGAAGCTGGCGTGCACTTTGGTCACCAGTCTCACCGCTGGAACCCGAAAATGGCCGATTTCATTTTCGGAGCCCGCAACAACATTCACATCATCGACCTCGCTCAGACCGTGCCGCTGCTGCACACGGCGCTGCAGGCCGTCAGCGACACCGTCGCCAAGGGCGGCCGCATCCTGTTCGTCGGCACCAAGCGCCAGGCCCAGGACAACGTGGCTGACGCTGCGAAGCGTTGCGCGCAGTATTTCGTCAATTCGCGCTGGCTCGGCGGCACGCTGACCAACTGGAAGACGATCTCGGCGTCGATCAAGCGCCTGCGTCATCTCGACGAAGTGCTGTCCTCGGGTGAAGCCAACTCCTACACCAAGAAGGAGCGGCTGACCCTGCAGCGCGAGCGCGACAAGCTCGACCGCTCGCTCGGCGGCATCAAGGACATGGGCGGTCTGCCCGACTTGATCTTCGTGATCGACACCAACAAGGAAGACATCGCGATCCAGGAGGCCCAGCGCCTCAACATCCCGGTCGCCGCGATCGTCGACACCAATTGCGATCCGAAGGGCATCACCTATGTCGTGCCGGGCAATGACGACGCCGGTCGCGCCATTTCGCTGTATTGCGACCTGATCGCACGCGCTGCCATTGACGGCATCTCGCGCGCCCAGGGCGAGCTCGGAATCGATGTCGGCGCCTCCGCGGCTCCGCTCGAGGAAGACCTTCCGGCCGCGTCCGCTTCGAAGTTCCAGGGGTTGCCGGGACCGCGCGGTACCGCCGACGATCTCAAGAAGCTCACCGGCGTGTCGGGGGCGATCGAGAAGAAGCTCAACGACCTCGGCGTCTTCCACTACTGGCAGCTCGCCGAGCTCAACCACGACACCGCGCACCAGATCGGCGAAGAAGTCGGTCTGCCGAGCCGGGCCGATGCCTGGGTCGCCCAGGCCAAGTCGCTCGCCGACGCGTAA
- a CDS encoding caspase family protein produces the protein MRLAKIVFNVSLCLLALAAPLRSAAAQQPAPEKRIALVIGNGAYAKGPLATAANDAGLIAQTLQAAGFDVVGARDLDGDTLRKSFRDFIHKAQSSDGNTVAMVYLAGYGMQLAGENYFIPVDANLGSDVDIPTEGLRLSDYVRQLAATPLKAGVVVLDAARQQPFIASGPTIAGGLALVEPDNNMLIAFNAAPGTIAPNETGAYGVYARSLAEMIRTGGLSLPEVFDRLRLRVNEETKGAQVPWDAQKVQAAFTFFERAPDAPAPQASPEQTAALRARPIRDLPVQEAYTAALERDTLQGYEDFIAAYSDDPLARRVRAIVAARREALTWRRTYRTDSPEAYWSYLKRYPYGAHAEDARRRLAILSAPPAPPPSFAMIEYDVPPPPLDEVIYVERPVLLFSDPEFGFVPPPPPPIYLLPPPPPDFVDLAPPFAPVGIFILPQPVFIPIPVYVRPPAFVAPPPNNIIYQNIHNTTVINTVINRPAPTAPLATGPAAATSPPTAVAPALPPAVMQRATLIQQGKAPVPGAPAGLGGGPGGGPGGRGPSINVAPGAPLTPPGRPGPAAPAANALPVPGRGAPPIPPSANGPTSRAPLLASPSPSPAQAPPPTGTPPSRQTPAGLHANRTPPGAPAAPPTRPATTSSRPVQAVIPRGPEPRARVQQAAPPIQRPPPPVARLSPPPSAPRPPVAPMVRAAPVRAAPPPQMMRPAAPPPMARPAPPPQMARPAPPPQMARPAPPPMAAMPRPAPPPQMARPAAPPPRPAPAPAAGKRCPPNVPHC, from the coding sequence ATGCGCTTGGCCAAGATCGTCTTCAATGTCTCGCTCTGCCTGCTCGCGCTGGCAGCTCCGTTGCGGTCTGCTGCAGCGCAGCAGCCGGCGCCCGAGAAGCGCATTGCGCTCGTCATCGGCAACGGCGCCTATGCCAAGGGCCCGCTGGCCACGGCCGCCAACGACGCCGGCCTGATCGCGCAGACGCTGCAGGCCGCAGGCTTCGACGTGGTCGGCGCCCGTGATCTCGATGGCGACACGCTGCGCAAGAGCTTTCGCGATTTCATTCACAAGGCGCAATCGTCCGACGGCAACACGGTCGCGATGGTCTATCTCGCCGGCTACGGCATGCAGCTCGCGGGCGAGAACTATTTCATTCCCGTCGATGCCAATCTCGGCAGCGACGTCGACATTCCGACCGAAGGGCTGCGCCTCAGCGACTATGTTCGCCAGCTCGCGGCGACGCCTCTGAAAGCCGGCGTGGTCGTGCTCGATGCGGCGCGCCAGCAGCCGTTCATCGCGAGCGGGCCGACGATCGCGGGTGGACTCGCGCTGGTCGAGCCCGACAACAACATGCTGATCGCCTTCAACGCGGCACCGGGCACGATCGCGCCGAACGAGACCGGCGCCTACGGCGTCTACGCGCGCTCGCTCGCCGAGATGATCCGCACCGGCGGCCTGTCGCTGCCGGAGGTGTTCGACCGCTTGCGGCTGCGCGTCAACGAGGAGACCAAGGGCGCCCAGGTGCCCTGGGATGCGCAGAAGGTCCAGGCCGCCTTCACCTTCTTCGAAAGGGCGCCGGATGCGCCGGCCCCGCAGGCAAGCCCAGAGCAGACGGCGGCGCTGCGCGCGCGGCCGATCCGCGACCTGCCGGTGCAGGAAGCCTATACCGCAGCGCTCGAGCGCGACACGCTGCAGGGCTATGAGGATTTCATCGCGGCCTATTCTGACGATCCGCTCGCACGACGCGTGCGGGCCATCGTTGCCGCCCGCCGTGAGGCGCTGACCTGGCGGCGGACGTATCGCACCGACAGCCCGGAAGCCTATTGGTCGTATCTGAAGCGCTACCCCTATGGGGCGCATGCCGAGGACGCGCGGCGGCGGCTGGCGATCCTGTCGGCACCGCCGGCACCGCCGCCGAGCTTTGCGATGATCGAGTACGACGTGCCGCCGCCGCCGCTCGACGAGGTCATCTATGTCGAACGCCCGGTGCTGCTGTTCTCGGATCCCGAGTTCGGCTTCGTGCCGCCACCGCCGCCGCCGATCTACCTGCTGCCGCCGCCACCGCCGGACTTCGTCGACCTGGCGCCGCCATTCGCGCCGGTCGGCATCTTCATCCTGCCGCAGCCGGTCTTCATTCCGATCCCGGTCTATGTCCGGCCGCCGGCGTTCGTGGCGCCGCCGCCGAACAACATCATCTACCAGAACATCCACAACACGACCGTCATCAACACCGTGATCAACCGCCCGGCGCCCACGGCGCCGCTTGCGACCGGCCCGGCGGCGGCAACGTCGCCGCCAACCGCGGTGGCGCCCGCTTTGCCGCCCGCGGTGATGCAGCGTGCAACGCTGATCCAGCAGGGCAAGGCGCCGGTGCCGGGCGCGCCCGCCGGTCTTGGAGGCGGTCCTGGAGGTGGTCCTGGAGGGCGTGGACCGTCGATCAACGTCGCCCCAGGTGCGCCTCTGACGCCGCCCGGCCGGCCGGGCCCGGCTGCGCCTGCCGCAAATGCCCTTCCGGTGCCCGGCCGCGGTGCGCCCCCGATCCCGCCATCCGCCAATGGCCCGACTTCGCGCGCGCCGCTGCTGGCCTCGCCCTCGCCGAGCCCGGCTCAGGCGCCGCCGCCAACCGGCACGCCGCCGTCACGGCAGACGCCCGCTGGCCTTCATGCGAACCGCACGCCGCCCGGCGCGCCCGCGGCGCCACCGACGCGGCCAGCGACGACGTCTTCGCGTCCGGTGCAGGCTGTCATCCCGCGCGGGCCGGAGCCGCGCGCGCGCGTCCAGCAGGCCGCGCCGCCGATCCAGCGGCCGCCGCCGCCGGTCGCTCGGCTCAGTCCGCCGCCATCAGCGCCACGACCGCCGGTCGCGCCCATGGTTCGCGCGGCTCCGGTCCGAGCCGCCCCGCCACCGCAGATGATGCGCCCCGCTGCGCCGCCGCCGATGGCGCGACCCGCGCCACCGCCACAAATGGCGCGACCGGCTCCGCCGCCACAGATGGCGCGTCCTGCGCCGCCGCCGATGGCCGCCATGCCACGGCCTGCGCCGCCACCTCAGATGGCAAGGCCCGCGGCGCCACCGCCGCGACCGGCTCCGGCGCCGGCCGCTGGCAAGAGATGTCCGCCAAACGTCCCGCATTGTTGA
- a CDS encoding FHA domain-containing protein has translation MIWIEILSKHRDVTGRFRVDAAEISIGRGYDNHVVLDDPYVAARHVRIFRDGEGRLVAEDLGSANGLFLDRSKSRKPQLVLDGAQPIRIGQTLLRVRDAGHAVEPERLAGSERGALPIVAAIVLGAALLAMNAILVWFAQTSEAHLSDYLVPTITMIGVVVAWVGVWALLARLFSGRSHFLRHLLIAEAGLVVFWIYSEFAQVASFALNWTAVFTYGYAVSWIVLALICFLHLRAVGRTHMVAKGIVVAVLLVVAIAVQTLQRSEAFANSGRPNISHVLMPPSLRVVPLRDEQAFIEDITGLKAQLDADRAELKPASVER, from the coding sequence ATGATCTGGATCGAGATCCTCTCCAAGCATCGCGACGTGACCGGCCGCTTCCGCGTCGATGCGGCCGAGATCAGCATCGGCCGCGGCTACGACAACCACGTCGTGCTCGACGATCCCTATGTCGCCGCGCGCCACGTCCGCATCTTCCGTGACGGCGAGGGACGCCTCGTCGCCGAGGATCTCGGCAGCGCCAACGGCCTCTTTCTCGATCGGAGCAAGAGCCGGAAGCCGCAGCTCGTTCTCGACGGCGCACAGCCGATCCGGATCGGACAGACGCTGCTTCGTGTCCGCGACGCCGGTCATGCCGTCGAGCCGGAGCGGCTCGCGGGATCGGAACGCGGCGCGCTCCCCATCGTCGCCGCGATCGTGCTCGGCGCCGCTCTGCTGGCCATGAACGCGATCCTGGTCTGGTTTGCGCAGACCTCCGAGGCGCATCTGTCCGACTATCTCGTGCCGACCATCACCATGATCGGTGTCGTCGTCGCGTGGGTGGGCGTCTGGGCGCTGCTGGCCCGGCTGTTTTCCGGACGATCGCATTTTCTGCGGCATCTGCTGATCGCAGAGGCCGGGCTGGTGGTGTTCTGGATCTATAGCGAGTTCGCGCAGGTCGCCTCGTTCGCGCTGAACTGGACCGCGGTCTTCACCTACGGCTACGCCGTTTCCTGGATCGTCCTCGCGTTGATCTGCTTTCTGCATCTGCGCGCGGTCGGGCGCACCCACATGGTCGCCAAGGGCATCGTCGTCGCCGTCCTGCTCGTCGTCGCCATCGCCGTCCAGACCTTGCAGCGATCGGAAGCGTTCGCGAATTCCGGCCGCCCGAATATCAGCCATGTGCTGATGCCGCCGTCATTGCGCGTGGTCCCGCTGCGGGACGAGCAGGCATTCATCGAGGACATCACCGGGCTGAAGGCCCAGCTCGATGCCGATCGCGCCGAGCTGAAACCGGCCAGTGTGGAGCGCTGA
- the dnaE gene encoding DNA polymerase III subunit alpha yields the protein MSSAGFVHLHVHSAYSLLKGSIKIAKLGELAKADRQPALALTDTDNMFGGLEFSDKMAGYGIQPIVGCELAIDFGDLDPNARNGAAVAQPSRIVLLAAREEGYRHLMRLNSRAFLDTPTHQAPHIKFDWLTEGVDGVIALTGGPDGPISLAIQHDMAALATQRCERLASLFGDRLYIELQRHGVERERRVEGGLIDIAYGKGLPLVATNEPYFATADDYEAHDALLCIAGGHLIADTERVQLTPDHRFKTRAEMAVLFADIPEALASTVEIAERCSYRPRTRKPILPFFTVGAGSGDAVDAASAEAAELKRQAEEGLERRLKVHGMAPGMTEEDYQKRLAFELDVIMRMKYAGYFLIVSDFIKWAKAHGIPVGPGRGSGAGSLVAWVLTITDLDPMRFALLFERFLNPERVSMPDFDIDFCQDRRGEVISYVQQRYGRDQVAQIITFGTLQARGVLRDVGRVLQMPYGQVDKLTKLVPQNPAAPVTLAAAIEGEPKLQAFRDEDPVVARAFDIAMRLEGLTRHASTHAAGIVIGDRPLSELVPMYRDPKSDMPVTQFNMKWVEPAGLVKFDFLGLKTLTVLDVAVKLLKQRDVHVDLATLPIDDAPSYQMLARGDVVGVFQVESQGMRRALIDMRPDRFEDIIALVALYRPGPMANIPTYCARKHGEEEAEYLHPILEPILKETFGVIIYQEQVMQVAQQMSGYSLGEADLLRRAMGKKIRAEMDKQRVRFVDGATKNGVPKDQADTIFDLLAKFADYGFNKSHAAAYALVSYHTAYMKAHYPVEFIAASMTLDLNNTDKLSEFRAEAQRLGIKVEPPSINRSGPTFEVSGNTIFYALAALKGVGPQAIEMIVEARSKGGPFTSLADFASRVSPRAINKRIIETLAAAGAFDGLDKNRARVFAGADAIVAACQRANEAATSGQNDMFGNAADAPAIILPNIENWLPAERLRREYDAIGFFLSGHPLDDYAAALKRLRVQSWAEFSRAVKTGATAGKVAATVVSRMERRTKTGNKMGIMGLSDPTGHFEAVLFSEGLAQYRDVLEPGAAVLLQLGAELQGDDVRARVLHAEPLDDAAAKTQRGLRIFLRDTKPLDSIVRRLQGPEAAAANGNGATAKSVAPPPAPRSTAGEGEVSLVMMLDLETEVEMKLPGRFKVSPQIAGAIKAVTGVVDVQQL from the coding sequence ATGTCCAGCGCCGGATTTGTCCATCTCCACGTCCATTCCGCCTATTCGCTGCTGAAGGGCTCGATCAAGATCGCCAAGCTCGGCGAGCTCGCCAAGGCTGACCGGCAGCCCGCGCTGGCGTTGACCGACACCGACAATATGTTCGGCGGGCTGGAATTCTCCGACAAGATGGCGGGCTATGGCATCCAGCCGATCGTCGGCTGCGAGCTCGCGATCGACTTTGGCGATCTGGACCCGAACGCCCGCAATGGAGCTGCGGTCGCGCAGCCGTCGCGAATCGTCCTGCTGGCGGCGCGTGAGGAGGGCTATCGCCACCTGATGCGGTTGAATTCGCGGGCGTTCCTCGACACCCCGACGCATCAGGCGCCGCACATCAAGTTCGACTGGCTCACCGAAGGCGTCGATGGCGTGATCGCGCTCACGGGCGGGCCGGATGGGCCGATCTCGCTCGCGATCCAGCACGACATGGCTGCACTCGCGACGCAGCGCTGTGAGCGGCTGGCGAGCCTGTTCGGCGACCGTCTCTACATCGAGCTGCAGCGCCACGGTGTCGAGCGTGAGCGCCGCGTCGAAGGTGGCCTGATCGACATCGCCTACGGCAAGGGCTTGCCGCTGGTCGCGACCAACGAACCGTATTTCGCGACCGCCGACGACTACGAGGCGCATGACGCGCTGCTGTGCATCGCCGGCGGCCATCTGATCGCCGATACCGAGCGCGTGCAGCTGACTCCCGACCACCGCTTCAAGACCCGCGCCGAGATGGCGGTGCTGTTCGCCGACATTCCGGAGGCGCTCGCCTCGACGGTCGAGATCGCCGAGCGCTGCTCGTACCGGCCGCGGACGCGCAAGCCGATCCTGCCGTTTTTCACGGTCGGCGCGGGCAGCGGCGATGCCGTGGACGCGGCCAGCGCCGAGGCTGCCGAGCTGAAGCGGCAGGCCGAGGAGGGCCTCGAGCGGCGCCTGAAGGTGCACGGCATGGCGCCGGGCATGACCGAGGAGGACTATCAGAAGCGGCTCGCTTTCGAGCTCGACGTCATCATGCGCATGAAGTACGCGGGCTACTTCCTGATCGTGTCGGACTTCATCAAATGGGCCAAGGCGCACGGCATTCCGGTCGGGCCGGGCCGCGGCTCCGGCGCCGGCTCGCTGGTTGCATGGGTTTTGACCATCACCGACCTCGACCCGATGCGGTTCGCGCTGCTGTTCGAGCGCTTCCTCAATCCCGAGCGCGTGTCGATGCCGGACTTCGACATCGACTTCTGCCAGGACCGCCGCGGCGAGGTGATCTCCTACGTCCAGCAGCGCTACGGCCGCGACCAGGTGGCGCAGATCATCACCTTCGGTACCTTGCAGGCGCGCGGCGTGCTGCGCGACGTCGGCCGTGTGCTGCAGATGCCCTATGGCCAGGTCGACAAGCTCACCAAGCTGGTGCCGCAGAATCCGGCCGCGCCGGTGACGCTCGCCGCCGCCATCGAGGGCGAGCCGAAGCTGCAGGCGTTCCGCGACGAGGATCCGGTGGTGGCGCGCGCCTTCGACATCGCGATGCGCCTCGAGGGCCTGACACGGCACGCCTCGACCCATGCCGCCGGCATCGTGATCGGCGACCGGCCGCTCAGCGAGCTGGTGCCGATGTATCGCGATCCGAAATCCGACATGCCGGTCACCCAGTTCAACATGAAGTGGGTCGAGCCGGCCGGTCTCGTCAAATTCGACTTCCTCGGCCTGAAGACGCTGACGGTGCTCGATGTCGCGGTGAAGCTCTTGAAGCAGCGCGACGTGCATGTCGATCTGGCGACCCTGCCGATCGACGATGCGCCGAGCTACCAGATGCTGGCGCGCGGCGACGTGGTCGGCGTGTTCCAGGTTGAAAGTCAGGGCATGCGGCGGGCGCTGATCGACATGCGCCCGGACCGTTTCGAGGACATCATCGCGCTGGTCGCGCTGTATCGCCCCGGTCCGATGGCCAACATCCCGACCTATTGCGCCCGCAAGCACGGCGAGGAGGAAGCGGAATATCTGCACCCGATCCTGGAGCCGATCCTGAAGGAGACATTCGGCGTCATCATCTACCAGGAGCAGGTGATGCAGGTCGCGCAGCAGATGTCCGGCTATTCGCTCGGCGAAGCCGATCTGCTGCGCCGCGCCATGGGCAAGAAGATCCGCGCCGAGATGGACAAGCAGCGCGTCCGTTTCGTCGACGGTGCGACCAAGAACGGCGTGCCGAAGGACCAGGCCGACACCATCTTCGACCTGCTCGCCAAGTTCGCCGACTACGGCTTCAACAAGTCACACGCCGCGGCCTACGCGCTGGTGTCGTATCACACCGCCTACATGAAGGCGCACTACCCGGTGGAGTTCATCGCGGCGTCGATGACGCTCGATCTCAACAACACCGACAAGCTCTCGGAATTCCGCGCCGAGGCGCAGCGTCTGGGCATCAAGGTCGAGCCGCCGTCGATCAACCGCTCGGGCCCGACCTTCGAGGTCAGCGGCAACACCATCTTCTACGCGCTCGCTGCCCTGAAGGGCGTCGGTCCGCAGGCGATCGAGATGATCGTGGAGGCGCGCAGCAAGGGCGGTCCGTTCACCTCGCTCGCCGACTTCGCGAGCCGCGTCAGTCCGCGCGCGATCAACAAGCGCATCATCGAGACGCTGGCGGCAGCCGGCGCCTTCGACGGGCTCGACAAGAACCGCGCGCGCGTGTTCGCCGGCGCCGACGCCATCGTCGCAGCCTGCCAGCGGGCCAACGAGGCCGCCACGTCGGGCCAGAACGACATGTTCGGCAACGCCGCCGATGCGCCCGCGATCATCCTGCCGAACATCGAGAACTGGCTGCCGGCCGAGCGCCTGCGGCGCGAATACGACGCGATCGGCTTCTTCCTGTCGGGCCATCCGCTCGACGACTACGCCGCGGCGCTGAAGCGGCTGCGGGTGCAGAGCTGGGCGGAGTTCTCGCGCGCAGTGAAGACCGGCGCGACCGCCGGCAAGGTCGCAGCCACCGTGGTGTCGCGCATGGAACGCCGCACCAAGACCGGCAACAAGATGGGCATCATGGGCCTGTCGGATCCGACAGGGCATTTCGAGGCCGTGTTGTTCTCGGAAGGGCTGGCACAATACCGCGACGTGCTGGAGCCTGGGGCCGCGGTGCTGCTGCAGCTCGGCGCCGAGCTGCAGGGCGATGACGTCCGCGCGCGCGTGCTGCACGCCGAGCCGCTCGACGATGCCGCCGCCAAGACGCAGCGCGGCCTTCGCATCTTCCTGCGCGACACCAAGCCGCTCGACTCCATCGTCAGGCGCCTGCAGGGCCCGGAAGCGGCTGCGGCCAACGGCAATGGCGCCACGGCGAAAAGCGTCGCGCCGCCGCCGGCGCCTCGTTCCACCGCCGGTGAGGGGGAGGTGTCGCTGGTCATGATGCTCGACCTCGAGACCGAGGTCGAGATGAAGCTGCCCGGGCGCTTCAAGGTTTCGCCACAAATTGCAGGCGCCATCAAGGCGGTGACCGGCGTGGTCGACGTGCAGCAGCTGTAG
- a CDS encoding S1 family peptidase, with the protein MISALVGPVRALLWRSAIMAALCSAVMTGYPSQAGAQALPGAETVYASAPPRLLQIRTLVADAGRQTSTGSGFLVSADGLAITNYHVVSDAALEPKTYRLEYTGADGTQGGVTLLAVDLPNDLALVRVEKQNAPFFGFDKTALDGSLPKGERLYSLGNPLDLGFTIIEGTYNGLVEHSYNDHIHFTGALNPGMSGGPAVNTQGQVVGVNVATRRGGQLISFLVPARFAAALLARGQDAKPAPADLRKDVIAQLTSWRGALYKSLGDEGFRDRVFGSYQAPETRAAWFECWASTNASASPKPRASINSTSCKAEAGVYVASDLNTGTVEVNHSYAKSIDLNQFQFATVLTQLAQPRLTMGGSFRKWYTPQHCHEDFVGLAPTADHPPLRVMWCAQGYREFDGLYDVVLVAVTQDHADEALVSRLNLQAIAYDDALRLGKSFLERLQVAR; encoded by the coding sequence GTGATATCAGCGTTGGTTGGACCCGTGCGCGCGCTGTTGTGGCGAAGCGCAATCATGGCCGCCCTTTGCAGTGCCGTCATGACAGGCTACCCGTCGCAGGCTGGTGCACAGGCGCTGCCGGGCGCCGAGACCGTCTATGCATCGGCGCCGCCGCGCCTGCTTCAGATCCGTACCCTGGTTGCCGATGCCGGCCGCCAGACCTCGACCGGTTCGGGCTTTCTGGTTTCTGCTGACGGTCTGGCGATCACGAACTATCACGTGGTCTCCGATGCCGCGCTCGAGCCCAAGACCTACCGGCTCGAATATACCGGGGCCGACGGCACCCAAGGCGGCGTGACGCTGCTCGCCGTCGACCTGCCCAACGATCTCGCGCTCGTTCGCGTCGAGAAGCAGAACGCGCCGTTCTTCGGTTTCGACAAGACCGCGCTCGACGGCAGCCTGCCGAAGGGCGAGCGGCTCTATTCGCTCGGCAACCCGCTCGATCTCGGCTTCACGATCATCGAGGGCACGTATAACGGCCTCGTCGAGCACAGCTACAACGACCACATCCATTTCACCGGCGCGCTCAACCCCGGCATGAGCGGCGGACCGGCGGTCAATACGCAAGGGCAGGTGGTCGGGGTCAACGTCGCCACCCGGCGCGGCGGCCAGCTGATCAGCTTCCTGGTGCCGGCGCGCTTCGCTGCCGCGCTTTTGGCCCGCGGGCAGGATGCCAAGCCTGCGCCCGCAGATCTGCGCAAGGACGTCATCGCGCAGCTCACCAGCTGGCGCGGCGCGCTCTACAAATCCCTCGGGGACGAGGGATTTCGCGACCGCGTGTTCGGGTCGTATCAGGCGCCGGAAACGCGTGCGGCGTGGTTCGAATGCTGGGCCAGCACCAACGCCAGCGCATCGCCGAAGCCGCGCGCCAGCATCAACTCGACGAGCTGCAAGGCCGAGGCGGGCGTGTATGTCGCCTCCGACCTGAACACGGGGACGGTCGAGGTCAATCATTCCTACGCGAAGTCGATCGACCTCAATCAATTTCAGTTCGCGACCGTGCTGACCCAGCTCGCACAGCCGCGGCTCACCATGGGCGGCTCGTTCCGCAAATGGTACACGCCGCAGCACTGTCATGAGGATTTCGTCGGCCTTGCGCCGACGGCCGATCATCCGCCGCTGCGGGTCATGTGGTGCGCGCAAGGCTACCGCGAGTTCGACGGCCTCTATGACGTCGTGCTGGTTGCGGTCACGCAGGACCATGCCGACGAGGCGCTCGTCTCGCGGTTGAACCTGCAGGCGATCGCTTATGATGACGCGTTGCGCCTCGGCAAGAGCTTCCTCGAACGGCTGCAGGTCGCCCGATGA
- the tsf gene encoding translation elongation factor Ts, with amino-acid sequence MANITAAMVKDLRESTGAGMMDCKAALTENGGDMQAAQDWLRKKGLSKAAKKAGRVAAEGLIGALTSGKKGVVVEVNSETDFVARNEHFQGLVKMIAQVALDVGADVEKIKAAKVGSITVEAAIADSIATIGENQTLRRAAALEVSEGVVSSYVHGAVIEGAGKLGVIVALESPGKTDELAVLGRQLAMHVAAANPQAIDAAGLDPELVKREKDVLADKYRQQGKPENVIEKIVESGLKTYYKEVTLLEQAFIHDSGKSVAQALKEAEGKVGGAIKVAGFVRYALGEGIEKEETDFAAEVAAASGKK; translated from the coding sequence ATGGCTAATATCACCGCAGCGATGGTGAAGGACCTGCGCGAGTCGACCGGCGCGGGCATGATGGATTGCAAGGCCGCGCTCACCGAGAATGGCGGCGACATGCAGGCCGCGCAGGATTGGCTGCGCAAGAAGGGCCTGTCCAAGGCCGCCAAGAAGGCCGGCCGTGTCGCAGCCGAGGGCCTGATCGGCGCGCTGACCTCGGGCAAGAAGGGCGTGGTCGTCGAGGTCAACTCCGAGACCGACTTCGTCGCGCGCAACGAGCACTTCCAGGGACTGGTCAAGATGATCGCCCAGGTCGCGCTCGACGTCGGCGCCGACGTGGAGAAGATCAAGGCCGCCAAGGTCGGCAGCATCACGGTCGAGGCCGCGATTGCCGATTCGATCGCGACCATCGGTGAGAACCAGACGCTGCGCCGCGCCGCTGCGCTCGAAGTGAGCGAAGGCGTCGTGTCGAGCTACGTCCATGGCGCCGTCATCGAGGGCGCGGGCAAGCTCGGCGTCATCGTCGCGCTTGAATCGCCCGGCAAGACCGACGAGCTCGCCGTGCTCGGCCGGCAGCTCGCAATGCATGTCGCAGCTGCCAACCCGCAGGCGATCGATGCGGCTGGTCTCGATCCGGAACTCGTCAAGCGCGAGAAGGACGTGCTCGCCGACAAGTATCGTCAGCAGGGCAAGCCGGAAAACGTGATCGAGAAGATCGTCGAGTCCGGCCTGAAGACCTACTACAAGGAAGTCACCCTGCTCGAGCAGGCCTTCATCCATGACAGCGGCAAGTCGGTCGCGCAGGCGCTGAAGGAAGCCGAAGGCAAGGTCGGCGGAGCGATCAAGGTCGCCGGTTTCGTCCGCTATGCCCTCGGTGAGGGCATCGAGAAGGAAGAGACCGACTTCGCCGCCGAAGTCGCCGCTGCGAGCGGCAAGAAGTAA